Genomic DNA from Mesorhizobium sp. 131-2-1:
GGGCCATGATCCGGATCATTATGTGACGCGCCGGCTGATGGCGCCCGCGGCCGACGGCGAACTGGTGCCGATCTCGCTCATCCATCACCGCGACACGCCGCTCGACGGCTCGGCACCTTGCCTGCTCTACGGCTACGGTTCCTACGGCATCGCCGTGCCGGCCTCCTTCAACACCAATTGCCTGTCGCTGGTCGACCGCGGCTTCGTCTATGCCATCGCCCATGTCCGCGGCGGCAAGGACAAGGGCTACGGCTGGTACGACGACGGCAAGCGGGCCCAGAAGATGAACACATTCACCGACTTCATCGCCTGCGCGCGCCATCTGGTGGCCGAGCGCTACACCGCGCATGACCGCATCGTCGCGCAGGGCGGCTCGGCCGGAGGCATGCTGATGGGGGCGATCGCCAACATGGCGCCGGAGTGCTTCGGCGGCATCGTCGCCGAAGTGCCGTTCGTCGACGTGCTCACCACCATGCTCGACGCCACCTTGCCGCTGACGCCGCCGGAATGGCCCGAATGGGGCAATCCGATCGCCTCGGCCGAAGATTACCGGACGATCGCGACTTATTCGCCCTACGACAATGTGGCTGCGCTCGACTATCCGCCGATCCTGGCGCAGGCCGGTCTCGCCGATCCGCGCGTGACTTACTGGGAGCCGGCCAAATGGGTGGCGCGGCTGCGCGAGCGCAAGCGCGGCGACAATCCGGTGCTGTTCAAGATCAACATGGAGTCCGGCCACGCCGGCGCTTCCGGGCGGTTCTCGAGGCTGGAAGAGATCGCCTACACCTACGCCTTCGCGCTGAAGGTGGCGGGCAAGGCCGATTCTGTTTCGGCGGCGGCGAGCGCGTGAGAAGGCCATTGCGTCGAGAGCCACGGCGTGGCTTTGATTGGCAAAAGTCGCGGAGGACCTTGGAATGATCGACCTGGCCACATTGGCGACCTATGTCGCGGTCGTGTTCGGCTTTGTGTTCATCCCCGGCCCCGCCACGCTGCTGACCGTCGCGCGGGCGACGAGTTCCGGAACGAAAGTCGGCATCGCCACCGGCGCCGGGATCGCGGCCGGCGATATATTCCATACCGTCATGGCGATGGTCGGCATCTCGGCGATCATCGCCACATCGGCGATGCTGTTCAGCATCGTCAAATATATCGGCGCGGCCTATCTCGTTTATCTCGGCATCCGCGCGATCATCGAGAAGACATCGACCGATCCAACCGCCGGTGCGCTTGCGATCCGGGCAGGCAAGGCTTTCCGC
This window encodes:
- a CDS encoding LysE family translocator, giving the protein MIDLATLATYVAVVFGFVFIPGPATLLTVARATSSGTKVGIATGAGIAAGDIFHTVMAMVGISAIIATSAMLFSIVKYIGAAYLVYLGIRAIIEKTSTDPTAGALAIRAGKAFRQAVLTEMLNPKTALFFLAFLPQFVRPENGSVMLQLAALGIIFVLLGLVSTVVFAVSAGGLGAFLRRNPAVLKWQGKVVGAIYCALGVRLALQQR